A genomic region of Gloeocapsopsis dulcis contains the following coding sequences:
- a CDS encoding CobW family GTP-binding protein, translating into MLDTLATSFQKLPVTIITGFLGSGKTTLLNYILQNFAAYKVAVLVNEFGDINIDSQLLVAVAEDMIELTNGCICCTINDNLADAVYRVLDRQDQIDYLIVETTGVAEPLPIALTFLGTELRTLTQLNAIVTVVDAETFTPAEHYNSGAAINQILYGDIILLNKTDLVSERRVNELEGYLCSVKERARILRSEYGKVPLSLILDVNLAAFSSFAETPTVPDNGSQHLNNDGFMSVSFQSNRPIALKKFQQFLDYQLPDNVFRAKGVLWFAESPKRHLFQLSGKRFTIDDSEWIAPPANQMVLIGRKLDALFLIQTLNNCLTQ; encoded by the coding sequence ATGTTAGACACTCTTGCCACTTCGTTTCAGAAACTGCCTGTGACCATCATTACAGGCTTTTTGGGTAGTGGTAAAACAACATTATTAAACTATATTCTGCAAAACTTTGCCGCCTACAAAGTTGCTGTTCTAGTCAACGAGTTTGGTGACATCAATATTGACAGCCAGCTCTTAGTTGCAGTTGCAGAAGACATGATAGAACTGACCAATGGCTGTATCTGCTGCACGATTAACGATAATTTGGCGGATGCAGTTTACCGAGTATTAGACCGTCAAGACCAGATTGATTATTTGATTGTTGAGACAACTGGCGTTGCTGAGCCGCTACCGATCGCACTGACGTTTTTGGGAACTGAACTGCGAACATTGACTCAGTTGAATGCGATCGTCACCGTTGTTGATGCAGAAACATTTACTCCGGCAGAGCATTACAACAGCGGTGCAGCTATAAATCAAATCCTGTATGGCGATATTATTTTATTGAATAAAACTGATTTAGTCTCTGAGAGAAGAGTGAATGAGTTAGAAGGCTATCTTTGCTCAGTCAAAGAGCGTGCCAGAATTTTGCGTTCTGAATATGGTAAAGTTCCCCTCTCGTTGATTTTGGACGTTAATCTTGCAGCGTTCAGTTCTTTTGCTGAAACACCCACAGTTCCCGACAATGGTTCCCAGCATCTCAACAACGATGGGTTTATGTCGGTATCGTTTCAAAGTAATCGTCCCATTGCTCTGAAGAAATTTCAACAGTTCCTCGACTACCAACTTCCAGACAATGTATTCCGAGCCAAGGGTGTTCTCTGGTTTGCCGAAAGCCCTAAGCGACATCTATTTCAACTCAGTGGTAAGCGTTTCACGATCGACGATAGCGAGTGGATAGCTCCTCCTGCAAATCAGATGGTGTTAATTGGACGCAAACTCGATGCCCTTTTTCTCATCCAAACGCTGAATAACTGCCTGACCCAATAA
- the folE gene encoding GTP cyclohydrolase I FolE yields the protein MTLSISPDDICKQTISTEAKSPVSEAEMQQAVRTLLLGMGEDPDREGLRDTPKRVVKALKFLTSGYHQSLDELLNGAVFHEDANEMVLVRDIDLFSSCEHHILPILGRAHVAYIPDGKVIGLSKVARICEMYARRLQVQERLTAQIAEALQGLLQPQGVAVVVEATHMCMVMRGVQKPGSWTVTSAMKGAFANDARTRQEFMSLIRHAPAFH from the coding sequence ATGACACTATCAATTTCACCCGACGATATCTGCAAACAGACCATCAGTACGGAGGCTAAATCCCCCGTCTCTGAAGCAGAAATGCAGCAAGCCGTTCGCACCCTACTCCTTGGTATGGGTGAAGATCCCGACCGCGAAGGACTGCGAGACACACCTAAACGGGTTGTCAAAGCGCTCAAGTTCCTCACCTCTGGCTATCATCAGTCATTGGATGAGTTGCTGAATGGAGCCGTGTTTCACGAAGATGCCAATGAAATGGTGTTGGTGCGGGATATCGATCTGTTTAGCTCCTGCGAACACCACATTCTACCAATTTTGGGGCGCGCCCATGTTGCTTACATTCCCGACGGTAAAGTGATTGGTTTATCTAAAGTGGCTCGGATTTGCGAAATGTATGCCCGCCGCCTGCAAGTACAGGAACGCCTAACTGCTCAGATTGCTGAAGCGCTGCAAGGCTTGCTCCAGCCTCAAGGTGTGGCAGTGGTTGTCGAAGCCACTCACATGTGTATGGTAATGCGAGGCGTACAAAAGCCAGGTTCTTGGACGGTGACAAGTGCGATGAAAGGAGCTTTTGCTAACGATGCCCGTACTCGCCAAGAGTTTATGAGCTTGATCCGTCACGCTCCAGCGTTCCACTAG
- a CDS encoding CobW family GTP-binding protein, protein MTTTTLPSTTTLEISKRGMPVTIITGFLGSGKTTLLNHILSNRQDLKVAILVNEFGDINIDSQLLVSMDEDMVELSNGCICCTINDGLVDAVYRVLERDDRVDYMVIETTGVADPLPIILTFLGTELRDLTRLDSIVTVVDAETFTPDHFESEAALKQIAYGDVTILNKTDLASPEQLKDLEAYISTVKVGARILHSQHGKVPLPLILDVGYNNPKAYADLVQEEIKQSQHEHEHHHHDDHTHHPHEHHHHHSDHLDNDGFVSISFESDRPLDVKKFETFLQNQLPKEVFRAKGILWFAESDLRNVFQLSGPRFDLQGETWRTPPKNQLVFIGRNLNADELQQQLANCIA, encoded by the coding sequence ATGACTACCACAACTCTTCCCAGCACAACTACTCTAGAGATTTCCAAACGCGGAATGCCTGTCACCATCATTACAGGCTTCTTAGGAAGTGGTAAAACGACATTGCTCAATCATATTTTGAGCAACCGTCAGGATTTGAAGGTTGCCATTTTAGTCAATGAGTTCGGTGACATCAACATCGATAGTCAATTGCTAGTATCGATGGATGAAGATATGGTGGAACTCAGTAACGGCTGTATTTGTTGCACCATTAATGACGGTTTAGTGGATGCCGTTTATCGAGTACTGGAACGGGACGATCGCGTCGATTATATGGTAATTGAAACCACTGGTGTTGCCGATCCGCTACCTATCATTCTGACGTTTTTGGGAACAGAATTGCGCGACTTGACTCGACTAGATTCGATCGTCACCGTTGTTGATGCTGAAACTTTCACTCCCGATCATTTCGAAAGTGAAGCCGCACTTAAGCAAATTGCCTACGGTGATGTCACGATTTTGAACAAAACCGATCTGGCATCCCCTGAACAACTGAAGGACTTGGAAGCTTATATTAGCACAGTGAAAGTGGGAGCCAGAATTTTACACAGTCAACACGGGAAAGTACCCTTACCGCTGATTTTAGATGTGGGGTATAACAACCCAAAAGCTTATGCCGATTTAGTTCAGGAGGAAATCAAGCAATCTCAACACGAGCATGAGCATCACCACCACGACGATCATACTCATCACCCACACGAACACCATCATCACCATTCCGATCATCTGGATAATGATGGATTTGTGTCAATATCCTTTGAGAGCGATCGCCCCTTGGACGTGAAAAAATTTGAAACCTTCCTGCAAAACCAATTGCCCAAGGAAGTGTTTCGAGCAAAAGGAATTCTCTGGTTTGCTGAAAGCGACTTACGTAATGTCTTTCAACTGAGCGGTCCTCGCTTTGATCTACAAGGAGAAACATGGCGTACCCCACCCAAAAACCAGCTTGTTTTTATTGGACGTAATCTGAATGCTGACGAGCTGCAACAGCAGTTAGCAAACTGCATTGCTTGA
- a CDS encoding DUF1636 family protein: MTKHTLFVCKSCAFSSTQRDYMGQRGGYHLLTHLLRLQPQWTLASEYAIQSVECLSACNRPCVVAYAASHKTTLMFGDLPPLQSATAILQLAEQYHASSDGLVLRQERPDILKKGILARIPPLPDC; encoded by the coding sequence ATGACAAAACATACCTTATTTGTTTGCAAATCCTGTGCATTCTCATCAACGCAACGAGATTACATGGGTCAGCGAGGTGGCTATCATCTTCTCACCCATCTGCTGCGCCTCCAGCCACAATGGACGTTAGCATCGGAATACGCTATCCAGTCCGTCGAGTGTCTCAGCGCCTGTAATCGCCCTTGCGTTGTTGCTTATGCCGCTTCCCACAAAACTACACTCATGTTTGGGGATTTGCCGCCGCTTCAGAGTGCAACCGCGATTTTACAACTGGCAGAGCAGTATCATGCTAGTTCAGATGGGCTAGTTCTTCGCCAGGAACGTCCTGATATCCTCAAGAAAGGAATTTTAGCAAGGATTCCACCCCTACCCGATTGCTAA